Proteins co-encoded in one Aquincola tertiaricarbonis genomic window:
- the moaA gene encoding GTP 3',8-cyclase MoaA, producing MADKVFPIADLRRTAPLQATLPPAALAAPHGLLSDALGRPLRDLRISVTDRCNFRCAYCMPKEVFGRDHRFLPQEALLSFEETTRLARLFAAHGVRKLRLTGGEPLLRKHVERLVAMLAELRTADGEPMDITLTTNASLLARKAQALKDAGLQRVTVSLDAIDDAVFRRMNDVDFAVADVLAGIEAAQRVGLGPIKVNMVVRRGTNDHEIVPMARHFRGSGVVLRFIEYMDVGSTNGWRMDHVLPSAEVLARIDAAHPLEPLAPSQTGETAERWRYRDGSGEIGLISSVTQAFCGDCNRARLSTEGKLFLCLFASRGHDLRALLRGGASDEQLSAAIASAWGVREDQYSVLRAQMPADMGSAERKVEMHYIGG from the coding sequence ATGGCTGACAAGGTGTTTCCCATCGCCGACCTGCGCCGCACGGCGCCGCTGCAGGCCACGCTGCCACCCGCCGCGCTGGCCGCGCCCCACGGCCTGCTGTCCGACGCGCTGGGCCGGCCGCTGCGCGACCTGCGCATCTCGGTCACCGACCGCTGCAACTTCCGCTGCGCCTACTGCATGCCCAAGGAAGTGTTCGGCCGCGACCACCGCTTCCTGCCGCAGGAGGCCCTGCTCAGCTTCGAGGAGACCACCCGGCTGGCGCGCCTCTTCGCCGCCCATGGCGTTCGCAAGCTGCGGCTGACCGGCGGCGAGCCGCTGCTGCGCAAGCACGTCGAGCGCCTGGTGGCCATGCTGGCCGAACTGCGCACCGCCGACGGCGAACCGATGGACATCACGCTCACCACCAATGCCTCGCTGCTGGCGCGCAAGGCCCAGGCCTTGAAGGACGCCGGCCTGCAGCGGGTGACGGTGAGCCTGGACGCGATCGACGATGCGGTGTTCCGCCGCATGAACGACGTCGACTTCGCGGTGGCCGACGTGCTGGCCGGCATCGAGGCGGCGCAGCGCGTGGGCCTGGGGCCGATCAAGGTCAACATGGTGGTGCGCCGCGGCACCAACGACCACGAGATCGTGCCGATGGCGCGCCACTTCCGCGGCAGCGGCGTGGTGCTGCGCTTCATCGAATACATGGACGTGGGCAGCACCAACGGCTGGCGCATGGACCATGTGCTGCCCTCGGCCGAGGTGCTGGCCCGCATCGATGCGGCGCATCCGCTGGAGCCGCTGGCCCCCAGCCAGACCGGCGAAACCGCCGAGCGCTGGCGCTACCGTGACGGCAGCGGCGAGATCGGGCTGATCTCCAGTGTCACCCAGGCCTTCTGCGGCGACTGCAACCGCGCCCGGCTGTCCACCGAAGGCAAGCTGTTCCTGTGCCTGTTTGCCAGCCGCGGCCACGACCTGCGTGCGCTGCTGCGCGGCGGCGCCAGCGACGAGCAGCTGTCGGCCGCCATCGCCAGCGCCTGGGGCGTGCGGGAGGACCAGTACTCGGTGCTGCGGGCGCAGATGCCGGCGGATATGGGTTCTGCCGAGCGCAAGGTCGAGATGCACTACATCGGTGGGTAA
- the mobA gene encoding molybdenum cofactor guanylyltransferase MobA encodes MKIDRRAVTGLVLSGGLARRMGGVDKGLQPFGGQPLALRAAQRLQPQVAAVAINANRHLDAYAAWGWPVWPDADDRFAGPLAGVLAGLRSAATPWLACVPCDGPHFPPDLVARLAEETGEADVVMPVTLDPATGQAQPQPVFSLLRCALRDDLAAWLDDGGRKFETWARRHRCVMLPFDQPGDATAFVNVNTPEELARWAQT; translated from the coding sequence ATGAAGATCGATCGCCGGGCAGTGACAGGCCTGGTGCTGTCGGGCGGCCTGGCCCGCCGCATGGGCGGGGTGGACAAGGGCCTTCAGCCCTTCGGCGGCCAGCCGCTGGCGCTGCGGGCGGCCCAGCGCCTGCAGCCGCAGGTGGCCGCGGTCGCCATCAACGCCAACCGCCATCTCGACGCCTACGCCGCCTGGGGCTGGCCGGTGTGGCCCGATGCCGACGACCGCTTTGCCGGGCCGCTGGCGGGTGTGCTGGCCGGCCTGCGCAGTGCCGCCACGCCCTGGCTGGCCTGCGTGCCCTGCGACGGGCCGCACTTTCCGCCCGACCTGGTGGCCCGCCTGGCCGAGGAGACCGGCGAGGCGGACGTGGTGATGCCGGTCACCCTCGACCCTGCCACCGGCCAGGCGCAGCCCCAGCCGGTGTTCAGCCTGCTGCGCTGCGCGCTGCGCGACGACCTGGCCGCCTGGCTGGACGACGGCGGCCGCAAGTTCGAGACCTGGGCCCGCCGCCATCGATGCGTGATGCTGCCCTTCGATCAGCCGGGCGACGCCACCGCCTTCGTCAACGTCAACACGCCGGAAGAACTGGCCCGCTGGGCGCAGACGTGA
- a CDS encoding GNAT family N-acetyltransferase translates to MTALRLLQPADAPAYKRLREEMLAAFPQAFTSDAESARLRPADSYADRLRAGDGGFTLGIEAAGELVGALTCEIPTRLKERHLGHLVAMMVAPAHQGRGLGRQLLAATVARARQHGGLLQLTLSVTRGNEAAVRLYEDAGFQTYGCLPEAVRLADGQLFDKLLMRLPLQQT, encoded by the coding sequence GTGACCGCACTGCGCCTGCTGCAACCCGCCGACGCACCGGCCTACAAGCGGCTGCGCGAAGAGATGCTGGCCGCATTTCCGCAGGCCTTCACCTCCGACGCCGAGAGCGCACGGCTGCGCCCGGCGGACAGCTATGCCGACCGGCTGCGCGCGGGTGATGGCGGTTTCACGCTGGGCATCGAAGCCGCTGGCGAGCTGGTGGGCGCGCTGACTTGCGAAATTCCCACGCGCCTCAAGGAGCGCCACCTGGGCCACCTGGTGGCGATGATGGTGGCGCCCGCCCACCAGGGCCGCGGCCTGGGCCGGCAGCTGCTGGCCGCCACCGTGGCCCGGGCGCGCCAGCACGGCGGCCTGCTGCAGCTCACGCTCAGCGTGACCCGCGGCAACGAGGCCGCGGTGCGGCTGTACGAAGACGCCGGCTTCCAGACCTACGGCTGCCTGCCGGAGGCGGTGCGCCTGGCCGACGGGCAACTGTTCGACAAGCTGCTGATGCGCTTGCCGCTGCAGCAGACCTGA
- a CDS encoding ribonuclease H family protein produces MKWVAYTDGGCAPSNPGPAGWGVVLIAPDGVTESDHYGFIGPGTNQIAELTAAIEGLSRVPEGAAVELVSDSQYVLKGISEWRAGWERKGWRNSKGEPVANLALWKRLFALVDARRVSTRWVRGHNGESYNERADALANQALRLKASSS; encoded by the coding sequence ATGAAGTGGGTGGCCTACACCGACGGCGGCTGCGCGCCTTCCAACCCCGGCCCGGCGGGCTGGGGCGTGGTGCTGATCGCGCCCGATGGCGTGACCGAAAGCGACCATTACGGCTTCATCGGCCCCGGCACCAACCAGATCGCCGAGCTGACTGCGGCCATCGAAGGCCTGTCGCGCGTGCCCGAGGGCGCGGCGGTGGAACTGGTGTCCGACAGCCAGTACGTGCTCAAGGGCATCAGCGAATGGCGCGCCGGCTGGGAGCGCAAGGGCTGGCGCAACTCCAAGGGCGAGCCGGTGGCCAACCTGGCGCTGTGGAAGCGCCTGTTCGCGCTGGTGGACGCCCGCCGCGTGAGCACCCGCTGGGTGCGCGGCCACAACGGCGAGTCGTACAACGAACGGGCCGACGCGCTGGCCAACCAGGCGCTGCGCTTGAAAGCGAGCAGCAGCTGA
- a CDS encoding class I SAM-dependent methyltransferase, with translation MLNVPDHDRLVDWLDTPPGRYLLAWEQDRLDRAVVDLFGFHALQLGLPQLDTLRANRMPHQWLATDQAAPQAEPGGEPLIATPPRQVALHCDFDALPFPSQSIDLVVLPHTLEFARDPHLTLAEVERVLVPEGRVAILGFNPAGLWGLRQRMGRIRRGLGGKGPLYLPQSPDLIHYWRLRDWLRLLSFEVEGGRFGCYRPALRSERWLERFGWMDGVGDRWWPVLGSVYFLLAVKRVRGMRLVGLARRQKVARAGAPAVAARRQPALHQQPDLSRKTNKT, from the coding sequence ATGCTTAATGTGCCGGATCACGATCGGCTCGTGGACTGGCTGGACACGCCGCCGGGGCGCTACCTGCTGGCCTGGGAGCAGGACCGCCTGGACCGCGCGGTGGTCGACCTGTTCGGCTTCCATGCGCTGCAGCTGGGCCTGCCGCAGCTGGACACGCTGCGCGCCAACCGCATGCCGCATCAGTGGCTGGCCACCGACCAAGCGGCGCCCCAGGCCGAGCCCGGCGGCGAGCCGCTGATCGCCACGCCGCCGCGCCAGGTGGCGCTGCACTGCGACTTCGATGCGCTGCCCTTTCCCAGCCAGAGCATTGACCTGGTGGTGCTGCCGCACACGCTGGAATTCGCCCGCGACCCGCACCTGACGCTGGCCGAGGTGGAGCGGGTGCTGGTGCCCGAGGGCCGGGTGGCCATCCTCGGCTTCAACCCGGCGGGGCTGTGGGGGCTGCGCCAGCGCATGGGGCGCATCCGCCGCGGGCTGGGTGGCAAGGGGCCGCTGTACCTGCCGCAGTCGCCCGACCTGATCCACTACTGGCGGCTGCGCGACTGGCTGCGGCTGCTGAGCTTCGAGGTGGAAGGCGGCCGCTTCGGCTGCTACCGGCCGGCGCTGCGCTCCGAGCGCTGGCTGGAACGCTTCGGCTGGATGGACGGCGTGGGCGACCGCTGGTGGCCGGTGCTGGGCTCGGTGTACTTCCTGCTGGCCGTCAAGCGCGTGCGTGGCATGCGCCTGGTGGGGCTGGCGCGGCGCCAGAAGGTGGCGCGCGCCGGCGCCCCGGCGGTGGCGGCGCGCCGGCAGCCGGCGCTTCATCAACAACCTGATCTTTCCCGGAAAACGAACAAGACATGA
- the gloB gene encoding hydroxyacylglutathione hydrolase, with amino-acid sequence MNLVALSAFSDNYIWMIDDGRQALVVDPGDPAPVEAALDARGLELAGILVTHHHADHVGGVNALRPRLPATDPLPLFGPRAERLPEPVTRVAEGDVVTLMGLRFEVIEVPGHTAGHIAYLLRQGVGQAPVLFCGDTLFSGGCGRLFEGTPAQMHQSLAKLAALPGDTRVCCAHEYTLSNLRFAAAVEPGNAALLDHLRWCEHQRAEGRPTLPSTVSLEREINPFLRSEAPAVVRAARDQGAADASPVAVFATLREWKNQFR; translated from the coding sequence ATGAACCTGGTAGCCCTCAGCGCCTTCTCCGACAACTACATCTGGATGATCGACGACGGCCGCCAGGCCCTGGTCGTCGACCCGGGTGACCCTGCGCCGGTTGAGGCGGCGCTCGATGCGCGGGGCCTCGAGCTGGCCGGCATTCTAGTGACGCACCACCACGCCGATCATGTCGGCGGCGTCAACGCCTTGCGGCCACGGCTGCCGGCCACCGATCCCCTGCCCCTGTTCGGCCCCCGCGCCGAGCGCCTGCCCGAGCCCGTCACCCGCGTGGCCGAAGGCGACGTGGTCACGCTGATGGGCCTGCGCTTCGAGGTGATCGAAGTGCCCGGCCACACCGCCGGCCACATCGCCTACCTGCTGCGCCAGGGCGTGGGCCAGGCACCGGTGCTGTTCTGCGGCGACACGCTGTTCTCAGGCGGCTGCGGCCGCCTGTTCGAAGGCACACCGGCGCAGATGCACCAGTCGCTGGCCAAGCTGGCCGCGCTGCCCGGCGACACCCGGGTGTGCTGCGCGCATGAATACACCTTGTCCAACCTGCGTTTTGCCGCGGCCGTGGAGCCGGGCAATGCCGCGTTGCTGGACCACCTGCGCTGGTGCGAGCACCAGCGCGCCGAGGGGCGGCCGACGCTGCCCTCCACCGTCTCGCTCGAACGCGAGATCAACCCGTTCCTGCGCAGCGAGGCTCCGGCCGTGGTGCGCGCCGCACGCGACCAGGGGGCGGCCGACGCCTCGCCGGTCGCGGTCTTCGCCACGCTGCGTGAATGGAAGAACCAATTCCGATGA
- a CDS encoding transglycosylase SLT domain-containing protein, translating into MTPPQPRKAQGLIALAASLLLTACATTVPPTGNGNSAADAATTPAPATPAPQAVSVPTPPAQPPAAEAAGAPVDPLRPEVKIDINDEASRADLWVRVRNGFGMPDLDTDHVRVHEQWYAARPDYVERMTSRGGRYLFHITEELQKRGMPTELALLPFIESAFNPKAMSVAKASGMWQFMPATGRDFELRQNLFRDDRRDVLASTRAALDYLERLHNMFGDWHLALAAYNWGEGNVQRAIARNQKAGLPTDYLSLRMPDETRNYVPKLQAVKNIVSRPGDFALKLPPLENHPYFLSVPIERDMDVALAAKLAGMSASDFADLNPQMNKPVILASGTPQILLPYDNANAFLHNLRRHEGPLATWTAWVVPKTMKPADAAQQVGMSEADLREINRIPPRMVVKAGSTLLVPRSPQRQSDVPVHVADNAAMLLAPDVPPLRRVALKAGKKGETVAAVAKRYGVPASQVAQWNDVGAGARFKPGSQIVVYVPNQAPVTRTASAAKTVKPSSKAIAAVVTRQVKGGGKQVAKAAPARSKTAKTTRVAKSDNGKARSSVKVAEASAGTARR; encoded by the coding sequence ATGACTCCGCCACAACCCCGCAAAGCCCAGGGCCTGATCGCCCTCGCCGCCTCCCTCCTGCTCACCGCCTGCGCCACCACGGTGCCGCCCACCGGCAACGGCAACAGCGCCGCCGACGCCGCTACCACCCCGGCCCCCGCCACACCCGCACCGCAGGCCGTCTCGGTGCCCACGCCGCCGGCCCAGCCGCCCGCCGCCGAAGCCGCGGGCGCCCCGGTGGACCCGCTGCGGCCCGAGGTCAAGATCGACATCAACGACGAAGCCTCGCGCGCCGACCTGTGGGTGCGCGTGCGCAATGGCTTCGGCATGCCCGACCTCGATACCGACCATGTGCGCGTGCACGAGCAGTGGTATGCCGCCCGGCCCGACTACGTCGAGCGCATGACCAGCCGCGGCGGCCGCTACCTGTTCCACATCACCGAAGAGCTGCAAAAGCGTGGCATGCCCACCGAGCTGGCACTGCTGCCCTTCATCGAGAGCGCCTTCAACCCCAAGGCGATGTCGGTGGCCAAGGCCTCCGGCATGTGGCAATTCATGCCCGCCACCGGCCGCGACTTCGAGTTGCGGCAGAACCTGTTCCGCGACGACCGCCGCGACGTGCTGGCCTCCACCCGCGCCGCGCTGGACTACCTGGAGCGGTTGCACAACATGTTCGGCGACTGGCACCTGGCGCTGGCCGCCTACAACTGGGGCGAAGGCAATGTGCAGCGGGCCATCGCACGCAACCAGAAGGCCGGCCTGCCGACCGACTACCTCAGCCTGCGCATGCCCGACGAGACGCGCAACTACGTGCCCAAGCTGCAGGCGGTCAAGAACATCGTCAGCCGCCCGGGCGACTTCGCGCTCAAGCTGCCGCCGCTGGAAAACCACCCGTATTTCCTGAGCGTGCCGATCGAGCGCGACATGGACGTGGCGCTGGCGGCCAAGCTGGCCGGCATGTCGGCGTCCGACTTCGCGGACCTCAATCCGCAGATGAACAAGCCGGTGATCCTGGCCTCCGGCACGCCGCAGATCCTGCTGCCCTACGACAACGCCAACGCCTTCCTGCACAACCTGCGCCGCCATGAAGGCCCGCTGGCCACCTGGACGGCCTGGGTGGTGCCCAAGACCATGAAGCCGGCCGACGCCGCGCAGCAGGTGGGCATGAGCGAGGCCGATCTGCGCGAGATCAACCGCATTCCGCCGCGCATGGTGGTCAAGGCCGGCTCCACGCTGCTGGTGCCGCGCAGCCCGCAGCGCCAGAGCGACGTGCCGGTGCATGTGGCCGACAACGCGGCCATGCTGCTGGCGCCCGACGTGCCGCCGCTGCGCCGCGTGGCGCTGAAAGCCGGCAAGAAGGGCGAGACGGTGGCGGCGGTGGCCAAGCGCTATGGCGTGCCGGCCTCGCAGGTGGCGCAATGGAACGACGTGGGTGCCGGCGCGCGCTTCAAGCCGGGCAGCCAGATCGTGGTCTACGTGCCCAACCAGGCGCCGGTCACGCGCACCGCCTCGGCGGCCAAGACGGTCAAGCCCAGCAGCAAGGCCATCGCGGCCGTGGTCACGCGCCAGGTCAAGGGCGGTGGCAAGCAGGTGGCCAAGGCGGCGCCGGCCCGCAGCAAGACCGCCAAGACCACCCGCGTGGCCAAGAGCGACAACGGCAAGGCGCGCAGCAGCGTGAAGGTGGCCGAAGCCTCTGCAGGCACCGCCCGCCGCTGA
- the recR gene encoding recombination mediator RecR: protein MATSQLNSLIEALRRLPGVGVKSAQRMAFHLLQHDRTGGVALADALAAAMENVRHCERCNTFSDTPLCDVCSDGSRDARQLCVVESPADQAALERSGGYRGYYFVLMGRLSPLDGVSTRELGVQALMARARDGRVQEVILALSFTAEGEVTAHVLQQALGAIRGPDEQPLQVTRLARGVPAGSELEYVDLSTIAHALVDRR, encoded by the coding sequence TTGGCCACTTCCCAGCTCAACAGCCTGATCGAGGCCTTGCGCCGGCTGCCCGGCGTGGGCGTCAAGTCGGCGCAGCGCATGGCCTTCCATCTGCTGCAGCACGACCGCACCGGCGGCGTGGCGCTGGCCGATGCATTGGCCGCGGCGATGGAGAACGTGCGCCACTGCGAGCGCTGCAACACCTTCTCCGACACGCCGCTGTGCGACGTGTGCAGCGACGGCAGCCGCGATGCGCGGCAGCTGTGCGTGGTGGAAAGCCCGGCCGACCAGGCCGCGCTGGAGCGCTCCGGCGGCTACCGGGGCTACTACTTCGTGCTGATGGGCCGGCTGAGCCCGCTCGATGGCGTGAGCACCCGCGAGCTGGGTGTGCAGGCGCTGATGGCGCGCGCCCGCGACGGGCGGGTGCAGGAAGTGATCCTGGCGCTGAGCTTCACCGCCGAAGGTGAGGTCACCGCCCATGTGCTGCAGCAGGCGCTGGGGGCCATCCGCGGCCCCGACGAGCAGCCGCTGCAGGTGACCCGCCTGGCCCGCGGCGTGCCGGCCGGCAGCGAACTGGAGTACGTCGACCTGTCGACCATCGCGCACGCGCTGGTCGACAGACGCTGA
- a CDS encoding YbaB/EbfC family nucleoid-associated protein produces MMKNQLAGLMKQAQAMQDNLKKVQDELATIEVEGQSGAGLVKVVMTCKHDVKRVTIDPSLLADDKDMLEDLVAAAFNDGVRRAEALSQEKMAKVTAGMPLPPGMKMPF; encoded by the coding sequence ATGATGAAGAACCAACTGGCCGGCCTGATGAAGCAGGCGCAGGCGATGCAGGACAACCTGAAGAAGGTGCAGGACGAACTGGCCACCATCGAGGTGGAGGGCCAGTCGGGCGCCGGCCTGGTGAAGGTGGTGATGACCTGCAAGCACGACGTCAAGCGCGTGACCATCGACCCCAGCCTGCTGGCCGACGACAAGGACATGCTGGAAGACCTGGTGGCCGCCGCCTTCAACGACGGCGTGCGCCGCGCCGAGGCGCTGAGCCAGGAAAAGATGGCCAAGGTGACCGCCGGCATGCCGCTGCCCCCCGGCATGAAGATGCCGTTCTGA
- the dnaX gene encoding DNA polymerase III subunit gamma/tau encodes MSYVVLARKYRPRSFEQMVGQEHVVRALTNALDQQRLHHAYLFTGTRGIGKTTVSRILAKSLNCIGPDGSGGITAHPCGVCSACTEIDADRYVDYIEMDAASNRGIDEIRDLLERAAYKPSVGRFKVFMIDEAHQLTKESFNALLKTLEEPPDYLKFVLATTDPEKMLPTVLSRCLQFNLRPMAPEVVYEHLQHVLQAEAVDHDEASVRLLSRAARGSMRDALSLTDQAIAYGAGRIEAEGVRQMLGAVDRSHAAGFVEALARRDGPALLAGVKALRDRGLSPAGTLEEMTVLLQQMAVEQAVPGSLDDTDPDTPATRELAGLLPPDETQLLYSLALHGRTELQLAPDEYAALTMVLLRLFAFPPAGPGGGQARAGGGARTAAAAHAATPASAAPNAPVPAPAAPTSTAPAPAALRAPAPQAVARAEVPAKRPAAAVAATDATRVSEPSATPYAATGAAPAARQAAAPAPQAAPPQRPAMRAPAPLPTRPAPAAAATPERQGASRSSMPEPPAWLDEAPPDLERESPSASADFDAADADVMALPAVARAAAPAAPPARPVAAPLVLNKTALGERWATVVAGLNQKQAVVAMVRELAMQAELIAIDESADKPVWTLRVERESLRTPTLVNKLQAVLADVAGLAVQLLTEAGVPQDSPSLRDRAERERRQREAEQIILNDPVVLGLMSRFPTARVVPGSIKPQ; translated from the coding sequence ATGAGTTACGTCGTGCTCGCGCGCAAGTACCGCCCCCGAAGCTTCGAGCAGATGGTGGGGCAGGAGCACGTCGTCCGTGCCCTGACCAACGCCCTCGACCAGCAACGGCTCCACCACGCCTACCTGTTCACCGGCACCCGCGGGATCGGCAAGACCACGGTCTCGCGCATCCTGGCCAAGAGCCTGAACTGCATCGGCCCCGACGGCAGCGGTGGCATCACCGCCCATCCCTGCGGCGTGTGCAGCGCCTGCACCGAGATCGATGCCGACCGCTACGTGGACTACATCGAGATGGACGCGGCCAGCAACCGCGGCATCGACGAGATCCGCGACCTGCTGGAGCGGGCCGCCTACAAGCCCAGCGTCGGCCGCTTCAAGGTCTTCATGATCGACGAGGCGCACCAGCTGACCAAGGAGTCGTTCAACGCCTTGCTGAAGACGCTGGAGGAGCCGCCCGACTACCTGAAGTTCGTGCTGGCCACCACCGACCCCGAGAAGATGCTGCCCACGGTGCTCAGCCGTTGCCTGCAGTTCAACCTGCGGCCGATGGCACCCGAGGTGGTGTACGAGCATCTGCAGCATGTGCTGCAGGCCGAGGCCGTGGATCATGACGAGGCGTCGGTGCGCCTGCTGTCACGTGCGGCCCGCGGCTCGATGCGTGATGCGCTGTCGCTGACCGACCAGGCCATCGCCTATGGCGCCGGCCGCATCGAAGCCGAAGGCGTGCGCCAGATGCTGGGCGCGGTGGACCGCAGCCATGCGGCCGGCTTCGTCGAGGCCCTGGCCCGGCGCGACGGCCCGGCGCTGCTGGCCGGCGTGAAGGCATTGCGCGACCGCGGCCTCTCGCCCGCCGGCACGCTGGAAGAGATGACCGTGCTGCTGCAGCAGATGGCGGTGGAACAGGCGGTGCCCGGCTCGCTGGACGACACCGACCCCGACACACCCGCCACGCGTGAGCTGGCCGGCCTGCTGCCGCCCGACGAGACGCAGCTGCTGTACAGTCTGGCGCTGCATGGCCGCACCGAGCTGCAGCTGGCGCCCGATGAATACGCGGCGCTGACGATGGTGCTGCTGCGGCTGTTCGCGTTCCCGCCGGCCGGGCCGGGGGGCGGGCAAGCGCGGGCTGGGGGCGGCGCCAGAACGGCCGCTGCGGCACATGCCGCGACGCCCGCTTCCGCAGCGCCGAATGCGCCGGTGCCGGCGCCTGCCGCGCCAACCTCGACAGCGCCGGCCCCTGCCGCGCTGAGGGCTCCCGCCCCGCAAGCCGTGGCCCGCGCCGAGGTGCCTGCGAAACGGCCTGCAGCCGCCGTGGCAGCGACCGACGCCACGCGCGTCTCGGAGCCGTCAGCGACGCCCTACGCCGCCACAGGCGCCGCACCCGCGGCCCGGCAGGCTGCGGCCCCCGCACCCCAGGCTGCCCCACCCCAGCGCCCCGCGATGCGCGCCCCGGCGCCGCTGCCGACACGCCCGGCGCCCGCTGCGGCCGCCACGCCCGAGCGCCAGGGCGCCAGCCGCTCCAGCATGCCCGAGCCGCCCGCCTGGCTGGACGAGGCGCCGCCCGACCTGGAGCGTGAATCGCCCTCGGCCTCTGCGGACTTCGACGCGGCCGATGCCGACGTGATGGCGCTGCCCGCGGTGGCACGTGCCGCTGCGCCGGCAGCCCCGCCCGCCCGTCCCGTGGCGGCCCCGCTGGTGCTGAACAAGACCGCGCTGGGCGAGCGCTGGGCCACCGTGGTGGCCGGCCTCAACCAGAAGCAGGCGGTGGTGGCCATGGTGCGCGAGCTGGCCATGCAGGCCGAACTCATCGCCATCGACGAGAGCGCCGACAAGCCGGTGTGGACGCTGCGCGTCGAGCGCGAATCGTTGCGCACGCCCACGCTGGTGAACAAGCTGCAGGCGGTGCTGGCCGACGTGGCCGGCCTGGCGGTGCAACTCCTGACCGAAGCCGGGGTCCCACAGGATTCACCGTCGCTGCGCGACCGCGCCGAGCGCGAGCGCCGCCAGCGCGAGGCCGAGCAGATCATCCTGAACGACCCGGTGGTGCTGGGCCTGATGTCGCGCTTTCCCACCGCGCGCGTCGTGCCCGGCTCCATCAAGCCGCAATAA
- a CDS encoding AIR synthase-related protein: protein MNSTEPRADAAPADAALTYEQAGVNYDLIDPLKVSAQRAAAATAGHLAAHGFTEVTASRGESAYVVDVGPFYLASIVECLGSKALVADEMQQLTGKSYYAGIAQDTIAMAVNDLITVGATPLVVQAYWAAGGSDWFGDAQRAQALVAGWKQACDTCGVAWGGGETPALAGIVEAGRIDLAASCTGLINPKERLSVGDRLQAGDAIVLLASSGIHANGLSLARKLVERLPQGYLTEVQPGLSYGEALLAPTTLYSPVTEALYKAGVVPHYCANITGHGWRKLLRHPAKLTYRIHTVPEVTPVLKFIQQHAKQDDREAYSTLNMGAGFAIFVDAADAERVVQIAQAQGVPAVVAGQVEAGPKQLLIEPLNIRFGNDDLQLR, encoded by the coding sequence ATGAATTCGACCGAACCCCGCGCCGATGCCGCGCCCGCCGATGCCGCCCTCACCTATGAGCAGGCCGGCGTCAACTACGACCTGATCGATCCGCTGAAGGTCAGCGCGCAGCGCGCCGCTGCGGCCACCGCCGGCCACCTTGCCGCGCACGGCTTCACCGAGGTGACCGCTTCGCGCGGCGAATCGGCCTACGTGGTGGACGTCGGTCCGTTCTACCTGGCCAGCATCGTGGAATGCCTGGGCAGCAAGGCCCTGGTGGCCGACGAGATGCAGCAACTCACCGGCAAGAGCTACTACGCCGGCATCGCGCAGGACACCATCGCGATGGCGGTCAACGACCTCATCACCGTGGGTGCCACGCCGCTGGTGGTGCAGGCCTACTGGGCCGCAGGGGGCAGCGACTGGTTCGGCGATGCACAGCGCGCGCAGGCGCTGGTGGCGGGCTGGAAGCAGGCCTGCGACACCTGCGGCGTGGCCTGGGGCGGCGGCGAGACGCCGGCGCTGGCCGGCATCGTGGAAGCCGGCCGCATCGACCTCGCCGCCTCGTGCACCGGCCTCATCAACCCGAAGGAACGGCTGTCGGTGGGCGACCGCCTGCAGGCCGGCGACGCCATCGTGCTGCTGGCTTCCAGCGGCATCCACGCCAACGGCCTGAGCCTGGCGCGCAAGCTGGTGGAGCGCCTGCCGCAGGGCTACCTGACCGAGGTGCAGCCGGGCCTGAGCTACGGCGAAGCACTGCTGGCGCCCACCACGCTGTATTCGCCGGTGACCGAAGCCTTGTACAAGGCCGGCGTGGTGCCGCACTACTGCGCCAACATCACCGGCCACGGCTGGCGCAAGCTGCTGCGCCACCCGGCCAAGCTCACCTACCGCATCCACACCGTGCCCGAGGTGACGCCGGTGCTGAAGTTCATCCAGCAGCACGCCAAGCAGGACGACCGCGAGGCCTACAGCACGCTGAACATGGGCGCGGGCTTCGCCATCTTCGTCGACGCGGCCGATGCCGAGCGCGTGGTGCAGATCGCGCAGGCGCAAGGCGTGCCCGCCGTGGTGGCCGGGCAGGTGGAAGCCGGCCCGAAGCAGCTGCTGATCGAGCCGCTGAACATCCGCTTCGGCAACGACGACCTGCAGCTGCGTTGA